A region of Carettochelys insculpta isolate YL-2023 chromosome 9, ASM3395843v1, whole genome shotgun sequence DNA encodes the following proteins:
- the ELOVL1 gene encoding very long chain fatty acid elongase 1 isoform X1, protein MPIFKKGSRGDPGNYRLVTVALGELSLFTAKLALGINHRSSAHRRGLGILSSKPDAFLPLSRAASAMEAIVTTYQDFMKGADPRIAEYPLMKSPFLMMGILLTYVCFVLSLGPRLMANRKPLDLKKFMVVYNFFLVGLSLYIVYEFLMAGWLTSYTWRCDPVDFSQDPKALRMVRVAWLFVFSKFIELMDTVIFVLRKKNEQITFLHLFHHSVLPLSWWWGAKFGPGGMGSFHAMINSMVHVVMYTYYGLSAAGPAFQKYLWWKKHITAVQLVQFVIVSIHISQYYFMPSCHYQFPIFIHLIWIYGTIFFILFSNFWYQSYTKGKRLPKGSQPSPFQHNGSSLPENSTIANGKVKAN, encoded by the exons GTCACTGTGGCACTTGGTGAACTTTCACTGTTCACAGCAAAGCTCGCTCTTGGGATAAACCACAGATCCAGCGCTCACCGCAGAGGGCTGGGGATCCTGAGCTCAAAGCCTGACGCTTTCCTGCCTCTCTCCAGAGCTGCATCCGCAATGGAAGCGATTGTAACGACATACCAGGACTTCATGAAGGGAGCAG ACCCCCGCATAGCTGAGTACCCACTGATGAAGTCACCCTTCCTCATGATGGGGATCCTGCTGACCTACGTCTGCTTCGTGCTCTCCCTGGGCCCACGGCTGATGGCTAACAGGAAGCCCTTAGACCTGAAGAAGTTCATGGTGGTCTACAACTTCTTTCTGGTGGGCCTCTCGCTCTACATCGTCTATGAG ttcctgATGGCAGGCTGGCTGACAAGCTACACCTGGAGATGTGACCCTGTGGATTTTTCCCAGGACCCCAAGGCCCTTCGG ATGGTCCGTGTAGCTTGGCTTTTTGTCTTCTCCAAGTTCATTGAGCTGATGGACACG GTGATCTTCGTCCTGCGCAAGAAGAATGAGCAGATCACCTTTCTGCACCTCTTCCACCATTCTGTCCTGCCTTtgagctggtggtggggagctaAATTTGGCCCAG GGGGAATGGGCTCCTTCCATGCCATGATCAACTCCATGGTGCATGTCGTCATGTACACCTATTACGGGCTCTCGGCAGCAGGGCCCGCCTTCCAGAAGTACCTATGGTGGAAGAAGCACATCACGGCTGTCCAGCTG GTGCAGTTCGTGATTGTCTCCATCCACATCTCCCAGTACTACTTCATGCCCAGTTGCCACTACCAGTTCCCCATCTTCATCCACCTCATCTGGATCTATGGGACCATCTTCTTCATTCTCTTCTCCAACTTTTGGTACCAGTCCTACACCAAGGGCAAGCGACTGCCTAAGGGGAGCCAGCCCTCGCCATTCCAGCACAACGGCAGTAGCCTGCCTGAGAACAGCACCATCGCCAACGGCAAGGTCAAAGCCAACTAG
- the ELOVL1 gene encoding very long chain fatty acid elongase 1 isoform X2, whose product MEAIVTTYQDFMKGADPRIAEYPLMKSPFLMMGILLTYVCFVLSLGPRLMANRKPLDLKKFMVVYNFFLVGLSLYIVYEFLMAGWLTSYTWRCDPVDFSQDPKALRMVRVAWLFVFSKFIELMDTVIFVLRKKNEQITFLHLFHHSVLPLSWWWGAKFGPGGMGSFHAMINSMVHVVMYTYYGLSAAGPAFQKYLWWKKHITAVQLVQFVIVSIHISQYYFMPSCHYQFPIFIHLIWIYGTIFFILFSNFWYQSYTKGKRLPKGSQPSPFQHNGSSLPENSTIANGKVKAN is encoded by the exons ATGGAAGCGATTGTAACGACATACCAGGACTTCATGAAGGGAGCAG ACCCCCGCATAGCTGAGTACCCACTGATGAAGTCACCCTTCCTCATGATGGGGATCCTGCTGACCTACGTCTGCTTCGTGCTCTCCCTGGGCCCACGGCTGATGGCTAACAGGAAGCCCTTAGACCTGAAGAAGTTCATGGTGGTCTACAACTTCTTTCTGGTGGGCCTCTCGCTCTACATCGTCTATGAG ttcctgATGGCAGGCTGGCTGACAAGCTACACCTGGAGATGTGACCCTGTGGATTTTTCCCAGGACCCCAAGGCCCTTCGG ATGGTCCGTGTAGCTTGGCTTTTTGTCTTCTCCAAGTTCATTGAGCTGATGGACACG GTGATCTTCGTCCTGCGCAAGAAGAATGAGCAGATCACCTTTCTGCACCTCTTCCACCATTCTGTCCTGCCTTtgagctggtggtggggagctaAATTTGGCCCAG GGGGAATGGGCTCCTTCCATGCCATGATCAACTCCATGGTGCATGTCGTCATGTACACCTATTACGGGCTCTCGGCAGCAGGGCCCGCCTTCCAGAAGTACCTATGGTGGAAGAAGCACATCACGGCTGTCCAGCTG GTGCAGTTCGTGATTGTCTCCATCCACATCTCCCAGTACTACTTCATGCCCAGTTGCCACTACCAGTTCCCCATCTTCATCCACCTCATCTGGATCTATGGGACCATCTTCTTCATTCTCTTCTCCAACTTTTGGTACCAGTCCTACACCAAGGGCAAGCGACTGCCTAAGGGGAGCCAGCCCTCGCCATTCCAGCACAACGGCAGTAGCCTGCCTGAGAACAGCACCATCGCCAACGGCAAGGTCAAAGCCAACTAG